The Microbacterium limosum genome contains a region encoding:
- a CDS encoding alkaline phosphatase family protein — MTLMLPAEPGHARSLTALLPGLRDAVTRPAGHGWLPAARSAVIVLVDGLGKATLSSRAGHARFLTSAMSSKDVARSVFPTTTATALTSLMTGVDAGVHGIVGYRVRVPGTSHAANQLSGWERDGLDPESWQRARTLFEDAVAPAFIVSREEYRGSGFTRASFRGATFLSAADVAERLLLAVDTAARHDGAIVYAYAPELDVLGHRHGIESGEWTDGLETVDAAVRAFAAALPEDVGALVTADHGMIDVPRRGHVLLEQGNPLLDGVEVVAGEPRMLHLHAHPGDADRLLSAWRTAESARAWVMSRSEAIDAGLFGDVTPDVAPRIGDVLVAARARVAYYDDRTRDNAGQSMVGQHGSLTSDERLVPLIRLGAFSRR, encoded by the coding sequence ATGACCCTCATGCTACCGGCGGAGCCCGGCCACGCCCGGAGCCTCACCGCGCTGCTGCCGGGTCTCCGCGACGCCGTGACGCGCCCCGCGGGTCACGGCTGGCTCCCCGCCGCCCGCTCCGCCGTCATCGTGCTCGTCGACGGTCTCGGCAAGGCGACGCTCTCGTCGCGCGCGGGCCACGCGCGGTTCCTCACCTCGGCGATGTCCTCGAAGGACGTCGCGCGCTCGGTCTTCCCCACGACGACGGCGACGGCGCTGACGAGCCTCATGACCGGCGTGGATGCCGGCGTGCACGGCATCGTGGGATACCGCGTGCGGGTGCCGGGCACCTCTCACGCGGCCAACCAGCTCAGCGGATGGGAGAGGGACGGGCTCGATCCCGAGAGCTGGCAGCGCGCGCGCACCCTCTTCGAGGACGCCGTTGCGCCGGCATTCATCGTCAGCCGTGAGGAGTACCGGGGCAGCGGCTTCACCCGGGCGTCCTTCCGCGGGGCGACGTTCCTCTCGGCGGCGGATGTCGCCGAACGGCTTCTGCTCGCGGTCGACACCGCCGCACGGCACGACGGTGCGATCGTGTACGCCTATGCGCCCGAACTCGACGTGCTCGGGCATCGTCACGGCATCGAGTCGGGCGAGTGGACTGACGGCCTCGAGACGGTGGATGCCGCGGTGCGCGCGTTCGCCGCGGCGCTGCCGGAGGATGTCGGCGCGCTCGTCACGGCCGATCACGGCATGATCGACGTCCCGCGACGGGGTCACGTCCTGCTCGAGCAAGGGAACCCCCTGCTCGACGGCGTCGAGGTCGTCGCGGGCGAGCCGCGGATGCTCCACCTGCACGCGCACCCGGGGGATGCCGATCGTCTGCTGTCCGCGTGGCGGACCGCGGAGTCCGCCCGGGCGTGGGTGATGAGCCGGAGCGAGGCGATCGATGCGGGATTGTTCGGCGACGTGACCCCGGACGTCGCGCCCCGCATCGGCGATGTTCTCGTGGCCGCCCGCGCCCGCGTCGCGTACTACGACGACCGGACGCGCGACAACGCGGGGCAGTCCATGGTCGGGCAGCACGGCTCCCTGACCTCCGACGAGAGACTCGTCCCGCTCATCAGACTCGGAGCCTTCTCGCGGCGGTGA